The Paenibacillus dendritiformis region GACAGGCTGATTTTCCTCGCCGAGTTCAATCATCGCCTCGTAGATCATTTGGTGAGCCGGATCGTAGAAGTCCTCCGGCTGAATCCGTTCCATCGCCGTAATCAAGGCTTCGGCTTGCAGCAGAATCGCCCCGAGTACCGCTTGCTCCGCCTCCAGATTCTGCGGCGGAATTCGATCAACGAACAAGTCGTTCATCTTATTCCTCCGTGACGTGAACCTTCACTGTCGCCTTTACATCCGGGTGCAGCTTTATGGTTACATTCGTATAGCCGAGCGAACGAATCGGTTCGTCCAGTTCGATCTTACGCTTATCGATTTTGAGCTTCATCTTGCTGAGCGCTTCCGCGATCTGCTTCGTCGTAATCGCCCCGAACAGGCGGCCGCCTTCTCCCGCCTTCGCCGACAGCGGTACTGTCGTCTCATTCAAGGTCGCAGCAAGCTTCTCCGCATCCAGCTTCTCCTGCTCCTTGCGTTTTTGCTCCGATTTATGCTGTTGCTCCAGGGTCTTCAGATTGCCTTCCGTCGCCGGACGCGCAAGTCCCTGCTTGAACAGGAAGTTCTGCGCATATCCTTCGGAGACTTCCTTGATTTGGCCCTTCTTGCCTTGTCCTTTAACATCCTGCAACAAAATGACTTTCATTCGAACAACCCCTCTTCCGCATCAATTTCTTCGAGCACGCGTCTCAGCTTGGCCTCCGCTTCCTCCAGCGGACATGCCAACTGCACGGCCGCATTGGTCAGATGGCCGCCTCCGCCCAGCCGCTCCATCACCACCTGGACATTCATCTGCCCGAGCGATCGCGCGCTAATCCCGATGAGTCCGTCCGGACGTTCGCTAATGACGAACGATGCCAGCACATCGGTCATATTCAACAGCGTATCAGCTACCTGCGCGATGAGCAACTGTGAATATTTGCGTCCTGGCTCCGTTACCGCGACCGCAATATGCCCGTACAGCATTTCCGCGCGCCGGATAATCTCGGCCTTCTCGATATATTCTTCGAGATCCTGCTTCAATACGCGCTGCACGAGCAGCGGATCGGCGCCTTGGCGGCGGAGGAAGCTGGCCGCATCGAAGGTGCGCGAACCGGTCCGCAGCGTGAAATGCTTCGTGTCCACCGTGATCCCCGCCAGCAGCGCGGTCGCTTCCAGCATGCTCAAGTTAATCCGGTTCTGGATATATTGCAGCAGCTCCGTGACGAGCTCGGCCGTGGACGACGCATACGGCTCCAGATAGACAAGCACCGCGTCGTTGATGAATTCCTCGCCGCGCCGATGATGATCGATGACGACGATCCGTTCCGAGCGCAGCAGCTTCGGCTCTTCCACCAAGGAAGCTTTGTGCGTATCGACCACGACGACCAGGCTGGCCTCGGTAATCATCTCGACGGCTTCGCCCCGGGTAATGAAGCGGGACCAGAGAATCTCGTCCCTCCGCAGGTGGTCCACCATCCGGTCGATGGACGGATTGCTGTCCTCCAGCACAATATACGCCTCGACATCAAGCATCCGGCATGCGTGCAGCACGCCGATCGCCGAACCGATCGCATCGGTATCCGGCACTTTATGCCCCATGATGAACACGGCGTCGCTCTGCTGGATGAAATCGCGCAGCGCATGCGCGATGACGCGCGCACGCACCCGCGTCCGCTTCTCGACCGCGTTCGACTTGCCTCCATAGAAAGACAGCCGCTGGCCCATGCGGACAGCGACCTGATCCCCGCCCCGGCCCAATGCGATATCCAGGCTGGATTGAGCCATCCGGCCGAGCTCGGCAATGCTGTCCGCTCCGGCAGCAATCCCCATGCTGAGCGTAACCGGGAGCTTATTGCCGAACAGCACCTCTCTCACTTCGTCCAGAATCGCGAACCGGGTCTGTTCCAGCGCCTTCAATGTCTGTACATCCATGACCAGGAAATACCGCTCGGAAGAGAGCCGCCGGATCAGAATCCCGTTCTCTGCCGCCCATTCCGTAATCTGTCCGGCGACGCGTGCAATGAGCCCGGTCCGCTGCTGGTCCTCCATGCCTTGGGTCGATTCTTCCAGATTGTCCATAATGACCGTTCCTACGGCGATGCGTTCTTCCTCGTACCGCTTGCGGATAGTCCATATCTCGGTAATGTCCGTGAAGTAGACGACCCGCTCCCCCGGGACAATATCCGCATGCACGATGCGTCCGCCGATGAACAGCTCCTGCGCGTGCTCCGAATCCTTGCCTGCCTGGAGCTGAGGGAAGACCTCCCCCAATTCCTGGCCGATCAGGCCGTCCTGCTCCACAAGCTGCGCCACATAAGCATTATGCCATTCGATGACCCGGTTCTCGCTGTACAGAAGAATGCCGTAAGGCAGATCGACGATGGCGCTCTCTCCGGCCCGCTTGACGCGAAGCCCCAGCGTGGTCAGATACAATTCGGTTTCTTGCCGGAATTTGTGTTCCGCCGCCAGCGAAGCCACAGCCAATGCGGCAATGCCGGCGAAGGCAAGCAAGCCGACCATCCAGTTGTAATAAGCGAGGACGCTCGTGACCACGACGAGCAGCACGAACGTCCAGATGATGTGCTTGAAATACCAGCGTTGGAACAACATTTTAGGCATAGCTTCTCACCCTACGCTTTTGGCTTGGACATGGCCTGTCGAAGCGGAAAGGCCAGATCCACGATTCCGATAATTCGCAAAATGCCATGGAGGAACGGCAGAAAGATGACTGCAATGGTGGCAACGACTGGAATGGCCCTGTTCCATTTGCGCGAATGCGCCAGGAAGAACAGGAAGCCGATGCCTTGCACCATGAAAGCGATTTGAAGCAGCGGTACCAGGTTGATCAGGATCAGAGTCAGGAAGCTTCCTGATGACTTCTGCACGATCAGATCCAGAATGATCGTAATTAAGTAGTACCAGATCAATGCCCGCGGCAGCATCCATTGCCGAACCGGCTTCAGCTTCTGCACCTGGATGCCCTGCGCCGTGAGCAGCGCCCGGCTAATCGCATACGTAATGGTGCCCATATAGAGCGCGCCGATAATCAGCATGAACGGGATCATTTGGCTGAGCAGGATAACGAATTGCTCCTTCATCTCCTGCGTCAGATCCGCCGGGAACAGTGTAGTCTGCTGCAATCCGGCCATGCTCTCGTTCATCACTGACATAATGTAGTTATACACATTGAAGTCGAATGCCAGCTTCGCGAGCGCCAACAGCAGCAGCGATTCCACGAGAAATGTGGCCGTTCCCGCGACATATACGTTCAAGGCCGGCCGCTTCTGCTTGAACATATGACCGAATACGATTCCCGGAATCATAAAATATACACCCGTCAGCACGCCTACCATCCCTAAGCTGCCGAGCAGAACATACACAAGCAATAACAATGCCGCCCCATGCAGAATAAATCCGCGCAGGGATTGTGTTGCGTAGAGCATGACAAACGGCACCGCCATAAAACTCATCGTCAACACCTGAATCGGTTGTAGGATGGATAATAACAATACGAGCGCCGCAACCGCCCATGCTAACGATGACCAGCGATATTTCAACCTATTCACCTCTTGAGAAGCTCTTCTTCCCTCTTGGTTCTATCCCGTTCGTCACGCAAGAACCGGGGCTAACTTCCTTATTTTTTCCCTGTCCCCAATAAAACCGTCATTCTTCATTATACCATATTTACTTGATATTCATGGCTTTCGACGTGAACTGCTCGCAATATTCAATAATTTGGCTGCGCCGGACAATGCCGATGAAGCGGTTCATATCGTCAACGACCGGAACGAAGTTCTGCACCTTGGCCAAGTTGATCAGATCCTCCATATTCGAATCGATGCGCACCGTTCTATGGCGCACATTCAAGGGCACATCCTTCAGCAAAAAGCGCGACGCGTTCTCGAAGGTAATGCTCCCATTCGAATTCTTCATATGCCACAGCAGGTCTCCCTCGGTAACCGTCCCCACAAATTCCCCTTCATCATTCAATATGGGCACGGCGGTATAGCGATGATGCTCCATTTTTTCCAAGGTTTGACGCAAGGTGGCGCTCACCGTCAAACATACGACTTCATGTTTGGGTGTCAAGAAAAAAGCAATATTCATCCGCGTGGTCTCCTCCTCATGTCAAGCAGGGGCCATTTTTCTCCCTAAGATTAAATTAACACATTTCCCTTATCAAAAACAAAGAGTCAGCCGCAATCACGACTGACTCTTTTCGTTTTAATCTCCCTTTACTTCACGCGGTTCCATCAGATCGGCCTTCTTCGTGTTCGGATCCAGCCAATTATCAAGAAGCGTCTGCACATAATTCATATCTTCTTCATCGACCATGTAATACCACACATTGCTCATCATCTTGCCGTCTCCATGCAGCATGTAGCTGCTCATTTGCGGCGTATCCGACTGCGTGAACATCGTCTTCGCCAGGTCAATCATGAATTTAGGACGAATATCGGTCGAGAAATTATCACCCATAATTTGAATAAGTTCAGGAATTCGGCCGATTTTGTCCATTTCGATTGCCCGGTGCATGACGGCATTCAAGAAGATCCGGTGGCGCATCGTCCGGTTCATGTCAGAATCCTCGCGATAGCGGACGAAGTATAATGCTTCCTGTCCGTTGTATATTGGCTTATTGGCCTCGATCCGGAATTTCTCATGGTTCGGATCCTTGTTCACAATATCTTCCTTGATCGGAAGCTCTACGCCATCCAGCGCATCAACGACATCCTTCAAGCCCTCGAAGTTAATGGTCGCGTAATGATCGACTTTATGCTTCAGCAGGTTCTCCACGGAGTCCATGCTCATTTTGGCCTGCCCGTAAGCGTAGGCATGGTTCAGCTTCGTCTCGAACCCTTTACCGATAATCTCGGTGTACGTATCCCGCGGAATCGACAGCAGCAGCACTTTATTGTCTTCCGGGCGAACGACGGAATAAATGATGGTGTCCGAACGCCCCACTTCATTGCCGCGGGCATCGATGCCTAACAGCAATACCGAGAACGGCTCGGTAACTTTGCGGATAACTTCCTCTTTTCCCTCAATTGGTTTGTACGAATTCTCCAGTGTCTCCTCTACATGCCCCGACAGGAACATGTCGAACGCCAAAACGGCGATCTGCTTCCGGAAGAAAAATCCTCCGAATCCGATGATGGCGATGACCAGGAAGGCTATCCACCATTTTTTATATTTTTTCATGCTATCAACTTCTTCCTTTTGATGAATTTGTAGCGCCCTGCCCGCTGCCCTGTTTTCTCTTTGCTGTACTTTCTTGGGCAAGTTCTTTTGCCGCACCCCTTTGCCGGATGATTACACAACTGATCAACAAATGAAACATCGCTTCTTCCCGCCGCGTCTTCCCCATAAGACGCAATCCGTGCGATGCATTCCTTTAGCATATTATGCTCCGGGACACGCCCTTGATGAATGGCGCATCCTGCCGATCGACACTCGTTCAATCCGGATCATCTTCCAGCTCATGCCGAGGAAGATGAAGCCGACTTCACTTCATGTTCGGCTTACCCCTAGTTAGCTCATGGTCCGATTTGTCTATTTTTGTAGCTAGTCGCATGAGTGGAGCCATGAGGTATTGCATTGGATCTTACCATACATTGTCGAATTACAGAAAACAACAAGTCTTATTTTACATGTATTTGATCAAAAAATAAAATACAGATTCGTCACAGATTTGGTTTATATATTGAAAATGTGGGAATAATTAATAGGTTTTTAAGGGGAAATTTATATTTTTTTGAGGCTGGGACATGTAAAAGAAGACATAAAAAAACAGCCGAGTCGTCGACCCGGCTGCTCTCTTGCATTACTCCGTTGTGTATGGCAGCAACGCTACTTGACGGGAGCGTTTGATCGCTACAGTCAACAAACGTTGATACTTTGCGCTTGTTCCTGTTACACGGCGAGGCAGAATTTTACCGCGCTCGCTGATGAATTTCTTCAACAGATCCGTGTCTTTGTAATCGATGTGCGTAATTTTGTTCGCAGTAAAGTAACATACTTTACGGCGCTTGTTGCGTCCTTTACGGCCGCCAAAACGACGCTCAGGGCGTTCGCCGCCTTCATTTTGCTTGAAGCTCATTCCATTCAGTCCTTTCCCTATTAAAATGGCAAATCATCATCAGAAATATCGATCGGTCTGCCGTCGTCAGAGAATGGATCCGCTGCCGGACCGCGGGACTGGTTAGAGCCTCCTCCGCCATATGGCCGTGAGTTATTGTTCGGCTGTCCGCCGCCATAACCTCCGCCCATATCATCACGACTTCCCCCGCTGTCGCGGTTGGACTCCAGGAATCGTACGTTATCGGCGATAACCTCCGTAACGTATACGCGCTTCCCTTCATTGTTGTCGTAATTACGGACTTGGATTCGGCCTTCCACTGCCGTCAGCCGACCTTTACGCAAATAATTAGCGCAAGTCTCTGCCAACTGCCGCCATGTAACCACTGGAATGAAATCCGCCTCCCGCTCGCCGCTCTGGTTCGAGAACGGACGATCGACCGCCAACGTAAATTGCGTCACAGCAACTCCGGATGGCGTATAGCGCAATTCAGGGTCACGGGTTAGACGACCAATCAAGATCACGCGATTCAACATGTAATCCCCTCCTTCGACGTATCCTTACGAAAACGATGGTTGGCAATTAAGCCACGTCTGTTGTTACGAGATGGCGGATAACTTCGTCGGAGATCTTCAATTGACGCTCCAACTCGGCAACCACTGCAGGTTGTGCAGTGAAGTTCACGAGAACGTAGATACCGTCGCGGAACTTCTTGATCTCATAAGCAAGCCGGCGTTTGCCCATCACGTCGTGCTTCGTAATTTCCCCGCCTTCGTTAGAGATGACGCCTTGGAATTTGTCGACTGCAGCTTGGACAGCTTCTTGCTCGATGTCTGGACGAATGATGTACATCAATTCGTATTTGCGCATTTCACGTTCACCTCCTCTTGGACTTCAGGCCCCTGATCGGTGTGTCAGGAGCAAGGAGCGAGAAAACTCGCACTAAATAAATATATCAAAAACAGGGCTATGGTGCAAGCCATTCCTTTGCTGTCTTGGCATTTTTCATCCCGGATTACCGTCACCCCGAAGCAAGATGGGTTCCATGGGGGCCATTCTCTCTCCTACATTTCTCCACTCATGAATCTGTAACCGGACGCGAACAATACCCATTGAAGAAGCGACAATTCTGCCGATGTCAGGAGGTGGCAAGGATGGGTGAACGCACCGAATTTGAACCGGGAGACAAGGCGCCCAACGACGGTATCTACATGGAGGTAGGCGAAGCCAGTTTCCACACGGAGATTCAGGATCCGAAGCAGATTCGATTGAAAAAAGGCGAGACGTTTCCCGAGACAACCAACAAGGACCGCAAATGGAAAAAGAAATCACACGCTCTTACACACTAAATAAAACATTTTCCTGCGCATAAAATCGGCATGAACAGCCATAATAACGACTGACGGTGCAAAGCGAGGTGGGTTCCGTTGAACATTGCAGCGAAACAGCCAAGTGATGACGCACACTTTACGATAACATCATAAGAGAAGCGAGGGGTTGTGCCAAAGACACTTTAGTCTGAATCACAGATCTTGTATGGTCTGCCATATATGATGAACCTGAGCCATCTGAAGAAGTGAAGTAAAGAAGGTCTAATCATGCACCGTCAACCAGGAAAGGACTCTGCAGCTGCGGAGTCCTTTCATTTACGTACGTTGGGCCAGAGCCACGGATTCGCACAAATGCCAAATAAAGTAGACGTATAATAATCGCTATGCTATCATATAAATAAGAAAAAGAGCCGTGCTGCAACACGACTCTTTCGCAATAGCCGCTTCAAAGGCGGTGGCTTACAACCAAGGTAATACCTGAATAGGCCGTGACCTTAGCTTGGGGGCGGCCTATTTTTTTGTGTGCAGGTATATCAGCAGCGTCACGACAAACGTCAGTAACGCGAATATCCAAAGTCCAAATTGGAACATAACGGATAGCGCTTCGTATACGCTCACTGGCATCACCTCCCTTCCGGGAGATTAGCCGACCGCCCATAAAGCCATTCTATTGCATGGTAATTATATCCTATTTATTGGACGGGGTAAACCATATTAATGTCATAAATAAAAGACCTCCTACGCATAATCGCGTAAGAGGTACCGTATCAGTTAGTCGTTAAGCAAGCAGCCAACACGCTAACGTATGTATTACACCCTTGCGGAACGGAAACCGAAGATGGCCTGCCCACATGACGATGAAGTTCCGAATAGATGCGTGGATTTAGCGAAAAAACTTTACATACGTAAACCAAAAGTTTATTATTAAGTTATGCTATATAGTATATAGAATATACAAAGAGACGTCACTGGGAATGACGCCTCCATAGCTAAGAGATAGTGTAATATTTTCACCTTCGAAAACAACCCGCAATCCGCCAAGACATTAGGGTTGTTTTTTGCTGTTCTGTTGAGACAAAACGCCAAATACTATAGTAATCACCAATCCTATTAATGCAATGACAAAGGTGCCAAATGAAATCATTAAAGTTACAGATTCAAATACCGTCAGATATAATCGCTCCTAGGTTCTCTTAGCTAATTATTATTATACTACATATTTTTAGCATCTGACAGTTTTACGATCCGTATTTTCCCCTTTCTCTTTCTTCGCATAATCCTTGACAAAGGCGATTGTTTTCCATGCTGTTCAGATATGCATTCCTCACTTAATGGCATATATTTCCCTGTCGTTGCAATCTCCGCATGTCCTAGAATTTTCTGTAAGTGAAATATCGACATGCCGCTCTCTGCTGACATTGTTCCGAAATTATGGCGCAAAATGTGAGACGATACAGATCGCGCGATCTTCGCCTTCTCTGCGTACTTACTGAATGCCTTCTTGACTGTCTTCTCGCTTAGTTGTTCGCCGTAATTCGTTGTGAACGTAAGGTGAATCGAAGACTGCGGAAGACTCCGCCATCAACTGCTTTAGTAATCGAACAGTTTCCGCAGATAGCAGCAGAATTCGCGATTTACGATTTTTGTTCTTGAACGCGGGCAAAACAATTTGCCTTTTGGCGAAATTTATATCCTTCTTTTCGAGTGAGCCAATTTCGTTGAGCCGTATTCCGCTATCCAGTATCAACGCCATTATGTCGGGCCACTGTTCCCATGATTTATGTCTAGAGCCTTCAATGCCTTCTTGATGCAGAACGTTAAAGAACGTCCTTAGAACGCGAATGCGGACGTTTACGGACGATGCAACAAGGCCGCGCTTCACCTTGACGACAAAATCAACGGCTTTCTCCAACGAACACGTCTGCGGCTCGACGCGAGCAGTCGGCACAGGTACCCGCGCCCCTATAGTCTTCTTCCCTTTGCGCTTATCCATACGCAAAAATACCTCCTACGCTTTATTTGCGTACGAGGTAAACAAATCAGTTAGGTGTCCCGTAATTAACTAGTACACCAACCTATGTAATTCGGTTAGCTTTCGCATAACATTCCGTTATAAAAACTGCATAACAACGGGATTTTTGAAAGTGGCGGAAAGGGTGGGATTCGAACCCACGCACGCTTTGACACGCCTAGCTGATTTCGAGTCAGCCCCCTTGGACCTCTTGGGTACCTTTCCACAGCACAATTCATTTTAACACATGAACTTGAAGAATGCAAGATGTTTTACTCGACTTTTTTTAGGACTCCGCCTCTGCCGATCGAAGCACTTTTTTCATGCTTTTTTCGAACTTGGCCCGAGGAATGAGCACGCTATGCTTGCAGCCTACGCATTTAATCCGAATATCCATGCCCATTCGAATAATTTCCATTTCATTTGTGCCGCATGGATGCGGCTTTTTCATTTGCACGACATCCCCCAATTGAAATTGCTTACGTTCCATTCGTCGAGATCCCCTTTCCTTCATAGTTTTCAATCGCTGCCGCTTCCTCCTCTTTGCGGTGCTGCGACTTTCTAACCTCCAGATTGATGAGTCTGGACACCTGCGCCTGGGTGAACGGCTTGCATTCCGCGATGATGCGGATCGTCGTCTCGGTGCGGGTCATCGTCTGAATCCCGAGCACCTGCGGCTGCCGAATCACATTCGGCTCGCGCTCCGGCAAGGCTGCCAATATCTTCTCCATTCGCTCAACCGCCGCATCGACGTCTTCATCTGCAGCAATGACGACATCCACCACAGCTAACGAATTGCTGATCGAGTAGTTGGTTACGTCCGTAATGCTTCCATTGGGGATAATATGTATCTCCCCTGTCCAGCTGTGTATCCGCGTAGACCTCAGACCGATCATTTCCACGGTGCCCTGGAACTGTCCTACCTTGATCACGTCCCCGACGGCGAACTGATCCTCGAAAATGATGAAAAATCCGGTCATCACGTCCTTAACCAGGCTCTGCGAGCCGAAGCCGATCGCAAACGTAACGACCCCTGCCCCAGCCAGCAGCGGAGCCAGATTGACGTTGAACTCCATTAAAATGAACATAATCATCGTGAAGTTCAGTGTCAATGAGGTTACATTTTTGAGCAGCTTCACAATCGTGAGCAGGCGGCGCGGGTTAAGGGTAAGATTGCCCCTTCCCTTCTTGTTCATCGCCCTGTCGATCATGCGGAAAAGCACCTTGATCGCGATCCGGGAAATGAGAATAATGAGCACGATCCGGATGGACTTGATAATCAGCCACTCCCAAGTGGAAGGATCTGTTATCCAGTCTATAATCTGATGCTGCCATTTCTGAAATATGCTAACCGTCTGTTCGATGTTCTGTTCCATCATGTTCGTCTCTGCCGGTTCTGCCTGCAGCATCATCTCACTCCTCTACCGATTCTATCAATTGAATATATTGATCGTCCTGCTTATAGAATATCCCGCGAATCTCGATCCGCTCGGTTCGAATCAGCGTTCGGACCGCCTCCAGATCGTCAGGCTGGAACTGAATGGACAGCGCGCATCCTGCCGTAATCTGCGCCGGTGTCGGACAAGTGTCAATGTCCAGCTCGAGATAGTCCATCAGCATTTCCATTCGCAGCGCATGCTGGGTAGAATCAAAGGCCAGCAGCCATTCTTCCGCTTCCGTTCCATTCATAACGGCGCACCCTTCCTTAACGGTATGATTTCCTTCTTCCGAGTATAAAACTCCTCTTTCATCCATATACTAGTTACTACTATTTCGTAGAAACGGAGGTTGCGCCGTGACTTATTCTCTCTTCAATTCTCCCGCTCCAATAGATTGTCCGCCATGCAAAGTGGATTACAACACGCCGGAAGCGCTGACGACGCTGGTCCGTTCCTGCCGCGAGCATTTGCGCATGCGCGCCCCTTACCAATCGCTGACGGTTGTATGCATTGGCACTGATCGTTCCACCGGAGATTGTCTTGGCCCGCTCGTCGGCACGTATCTGGTCAAGTTAGCCACTTCCCAGTACCGTGTTTTCGGTACGCTGCAGCAGCCAGTCCATGCCATGAATTTGCAGGACAAGCTGGACGAATTGCGGCAGGAAGATCCGACTACCTTCATCTTGGCCGTCGATGCCTGCCTTGGCCAGAGCAGCAGCGTAGGCGCGGTTCAGATCCAGCATGGTCCTGTCCGTCCGGGCGCAGGAGTGAACAAACAATTGCCCCCGGTCGGCGACATGCACATAACCGGCATCGTCAACGTCGGAGGCTTCATGGAATATTTCGTGCTGCAGAACACTCGGCTTCATCTGGTCATGAGCATGGCCGAACTGATCGGAGAAGTGATTCATCAATCGATCGCAGGGACAACCCCGATTAACTAATCTCTGTCTGCCTTCGCCGTGGCGGCTTGTCCACGGCTGGCTGCCGCCGCTTCAAGAGCCTGCTTCTCTTCCGGTGATAAGGAATACGTGGATTGGCCTTTCTCC contains the following coding sequences:
- the rplI gene encoding 50S ribosomal protein L9, with translation MKVILLQDVKGQGKKGQIKEVSEGYAQNFLFKQGLARPATEGNLKTLEQQHKSEQKRKEQEKLDAEKLAATLNETTVPLSAKAGEGGRLFGAITTKQIAEALSKMKLKIDKRKIELDEPIRSLGYTNVTIKLHPDVKATVKVHVTEE
- a CDS encoding DHH family phosphoesterase, with the translated sequence MPKMLFQRWYFKHIIWTFVLLVVVTSVLAYYNWMVGLLAFAGIAALAVASLAAEHKFRQETELYLTTLGLRVKRAGESAIVDLPYGILLYSENRVIEWHNAYVAQLVEQDGLIGQELGEVFPQLQAGKDSEHAQELFIGGRIVHADIVPGERVVYFTDITEIWTIRKRYEEERIAVGTVIMDNLEESTQGMEDQQRTGLIARVAGQITEWAAENGILIRRLSSERYFLVMDVQTLKALEQTRFAILDEVREVLFGNKLPVTLSMGIAAGADSIAELGRMAQSSLDIALGRGGDQVAVRMGQRLSFYGGKSNAVEKRTRVRARVIAHALRDFIQQSDAVFIMGHKVPDTDAIGSAIGVLHACRMLDVEAYIVLEDSNPSIDRMVDHLRRDEILWSRFITRGEAVEMITEASLVVVVDTHKASLVEEPKLLRSERIVVIDHHRRGEEFINDAVLVYLEPYASSTAELVTELLQYIQNRINLSMLEATALLAGITVDTKHFTLRTGSRTFDAASFLRRQGADPLLVQRVLKQDLEEYIEKAEIIRRAEMLYGHIAVAVTEPGRKYSQLLIAQVADTLLNMTDVLASFVISERPDGLIGISARSLGQMNVQVVMERLGGGGHLTNAAVQLACPLEEAEAKLRRVLEEIDAEEGLFE
- a CDS encoding DUF2232 domain-containing protein → MNRLKYRWSSLAWAVAALVLLLSILQPIQVLTMSFMAVPFVMLYATQSLRGFILHGAALLLLVYVLLGSLGMVGVLTGVYFMIPGIVFGHMFKQKRPALNVYVAGTATFLVESLLLLALAKLAFDFNVYNYIMSVMNESMAGLQQTTLFPADLTQEMKEQFVILLSQMIPFMLIIGALYMGTITYAISRALLTAQGIQVQKLKPVRQWMLPRALIWYYLITIILDLIVQKSSGSFLTLILINLVPLLQIAFMVQGIGFLFFLAHSRKWNRAIPVVATIAVIFLPFLHGILRIIGIVDLAFPLRQAMSKPKA
- a CDS encoding CBS domain-containing protein, which encodes MNIAFFLTPKHEVVCLTVSATLRQTLEKMEHHRYTAVPILNDEGEFVGTVTEGDLLWHMKNSNGSITFENASRFLLKDVPLNVRHRTVRIDSNMEDLINLAKVQNFVPVVDDMNRFIGIVRRSQIIEYCEQFTSKAMNIK
- a CDS encoding LCP family protein, producing the protein MKKYKKWWIAFLVIAIIGFGGFFFRKQIAVLAFDMFLSGHVEETLENSYKPIEGKEEVIRKVTEPFSVLLLGIDARGNEVGRSDTIIYSVVRPEDNKVLLLSIPRDTYTEIIGKGFETKLNHAYAYGQAKMSMDSVENLLKHKVDHYATINFEGLKDVVDALDGVELPIKEDIVNKDPNHEKFRIEANKPIYNGQEALYFVRYREDSDMNRTMRHRIFLNAVMHRAIEMDKIGRIPELIQIMGDNFSTDIRPKFMIDLAKTMFTQSDTPQMSSYMLHGDGKMMSNVWYYMVDEEDMNYVQTLLDNWLDPNTKKADLMEPREVKGD
- the rpsR gene encoding 30S ribosomal protein S18 → MSFKQNEGGERPERRFGGRKGRNKRRKVCYFTANKITHIDYKDTDLLKKFISERGKILPRRVTGTSAKYQRLLTVAIKRSRQVALLPYTTE
- the ssb gene encoding single-stranded DNA-binding protein, encoding MLNRVILIGRLTRDPELRYTPSGVAVTQFTLAVDRPFSNQSGEREADFIPVVTWRQLAETCANYLRKGRLTAVEGRIQVRNYDNNEGKRVYVTEVIADNVRFLESNRDSGGSRDDMGGGYGGGQPNNNSRPYGGGGSNQSRGPAADPFSDDGRPIDISDDDLPF
- the rpsF gene encoding 30S ribosomal protein S6 produces the protein MRKYELMYIIRPDIEQEAVQAAVDKFQGVISNEGGEITKHDVMGKRRLAYEIKKFRDGIYVLVNFTAQPAVVAELERQLKISDEVIRHLVTTDVA
- a CDS encoding YjzC family protein, whose protein sequence is MGERTEFEPGDKAPNDGIYMEVGEASFHTEIQDPKQIRLKKGETFPETTNKDRKWKKKSHALTH
- a CDS encoding putative holin-like toxin yields the protein MPVSVYEALSVMFQFGLWIFALLTFVVTLLIYLHTKK
- a CDS encoding putative holin-like toxin; its protein translation is MTVFESVTLMISFGTFVIALIGLVITIVFGVLSQQNSKKQP
- a CDS encoding tyrosine-type recombinase/integrase; protein product: MHLTFTTNYGEQLSEKTVKKAFSKYAEKAKIARSVSSHILRHNFGTMSAESGMSIFHLQKILGHAEIATTGKYMPLSEECISEQHGKQSPLSRIMRRKRKGKIRIVKLSDAKNM
- a CDS encoding site-specific integrase, whose translation is MDKRKGKKTIGARVPVPTARVEPQTCSLEKAVDFVVKVKRGLVASSVNVRIRVLRTFFNVLHQEGIEGSRHKSWEQWPDIMALILDSGIRLNEIGSLEKKDINFAKRQIVLPAFKNKNRKSRILLLSAETVRLLKQLMAESSAVFDSPYVHNELRRTTKREDSQEGIQ
- a CDS encoding DUF951 domain-containing protein; the encoded protein is MERKQFQLGDVVQMKKPHPCGTNEMEIIRMGMDIRIKCVGCKHSVLIPRAKFEKSMKKVLRSAEAES
- a CDS encoding mechanosensitive ion channel family protein, coding for MLQAEPAETNMMEQNIEQTVSIFQKWQHQIIDWITDPSTWEWLIIKSIRIVLIILISRIAIKVLFRMIDRAMNKKGRGNLTLNPRRLLTIVKLLKNVTSLTLNFTMIMFILMEFNVNLAPLLAGAGVVTFAIGFGSQSLVKDVMTGFFIIFEDQFAVGDVIKVGQFQGTVEMIGLRSTRIHSWTGEIHIIPNGSITDVTNYSISNSLAVVDVVIAADEDVDAAVERMEKILAALPEREPNVIRQPQVLGIQTMTRTETTIRIIAECKPFTQAQVSRLINLEVRKSQHRKEEEAAAIENYEGKGISTNGT
- a CDS encoding DUF3343 domain-containing protein — its product is MNGTEAEEWLLAFDSTQHALRMEMLMDYLELDIDTCPTPAQITAGCALSIQFQPDDLEAVRTLIRTERIEIRGIFYKQDDQYIQLIESVEE
- the yyaC gene encoding spore protease YyaC, with protein sequence MTYSLFNSPAPIDCPPCKVDYNTPEALTTLVRSCREHLRMRAPYQSLTVVCIGTDRSTGDCLGPLVGTYLVKLATSQYRVFGTLQQPVHAMNLQDKLDELRQEDPTTFILAVDACLGQSSSVGAVQIQHGPVRPGAGVNKQLPPVGDMHITGIVNVGGFMEYFVLQNTRLHLVMSMAELIGEVIHQSIAGTTPIN